The Corynebacterium pseudopelargi genome contains a region encoding:
- a CDS encoding alpha-(1->3)-arabinofuranosyltransferase domain-containing protein yields the protein MIRRPRIRLPRGRITLSRRLAHLWGWLGALAIAFLQPWGKVAADTKHDLAADPSGFLAQALHAYSPIFPLGQIQNQVYGYLFPQGLFFLLTDWMPDWVAQRLWWTIVLGVGYSGALILFQRLGLGVQPLAAALYALSPRVLTTLTAISSETWPVMLAPWVLWPLVAKKPWVGGSLLAVAMMGAVNAAATLAALVPAGLYLAYRRRALIPWCLGVIGVSLWWIIPLLVFARYSVPFVDYIENGQVTTYWLNFAEVLRGTTSWTPFADVERQPGVLLVHQPVFILGTLLVAGIGLVGLLKVRGFWLWLLSLGLGIFVFAALFPSLLDGPLVMFRNVHKFDPLVRLPLAVGIAAIPARHRIAVALAGVVAVGPIFGRLLPIGAYEKVPDYYHEAADYLNGLDTRVLILPEASFARQDWGWTRDDPFQPLLDVPWLLRDGIPLVPPEAIRNLDGPVNKANLERLGVGAVVVRHDSARRISEDAKAELGTPDHHFGELDVYTLQPGRGMYVADSITTVAGGGEALAMLGPGTFKLVSGDAQIVTDTPLAVNRNFGTLDNAASQPLMEPGRDYASVGDPVKVVERGGHASTPDSSAFDGDTSTVFFGKSMDIHADQPQQQLLLHVSKPGKVKISADGFEQEVKVEQQKVVDVPNLQDIRLETDTGLVEVGFGVRRVVHVDAGPSVQQYVFNGNREFTVPRTMTLQMSRPAWIDGKLQAGEVTLTAGTHEIRTRKTVTLGKATPVPMDPVLVTTLATNPGLRATQNGQELEPVEVNAASQGFKLNGEGEVDITFAGERPYQAGLIFGACAGLITLLCFRRPRYEPAPADDGEFPLGLLALGPGLVMVPITWAVLKFSRFGREAWIFTCLGLCAMWMMRAPAAYPQALTLVAAGAVAAALLPKR from the coding sequence ATTATTAGGCGACCCAGAATACGGCTCCCGCGAGGGCGGATCACGCTAAGTAGGCGCCTGGCGCACCTGTGGGGCTGGCTTGGGGCGCTAGCCATCGCCTTCTTGCAGCCCTGGGGCAAGGTGGCCGCAGACACAAAACACGATCTAGCGGCAGACCCTTCTGGCTTTCTCGCCCAAGCCCTGCACGCCTACTCTCCCATCTTCCCCCTGGGGCAGATCCAAAATCAGGTCTACGGCTACCTTTTCCCACAAGGCCTGTTTTTCCTGCTCACCGACTGGATGCCGGACTGGGTGGCCCAGAGGCTGTGGTGGACCATCGTGTTGGGCGTGGGCTATTCGGGCGCGCTGATCCTCTTCCAGCGCCTCGGCTTGGGCGTGCAGCCTTTGGCCGCGGCCTTGTATGCGCTTTCCCCGCGCGTGCTGACCACACTTACTGCTATCTCTTCTGAAACCTGGCCCGTGATGCTCGCCCCGTGGGTGCTGTGGCCACTGGTGGCCAAGAAGCCCTGGGTGGGCGGATCCTTGCTGGCAGTGGCGATGATGGGCGCGGTCAATGCCGCAGCTACCCTGGCCGCCCTGGTCCCGGCAGGCCTCTATTTAGCTTATCGACGCCGCGCGCTCATCCCCTGGTGCCTGGGGGTCATCGGCGTCTCGCTGTGGTGGATCATCCCCCTGCTCGTCTTCGCCCGCTACTCAGTGCCCTTTGTGGATTACATCGAAAACGGCCAAGTAACCACCTACTGGCTCAACTTCGCCGAAGTGCTGCGCGGCACCACCTCCTGGACGCCCTTCGCGGACGTGGAACGCCAACCCGGCGTGCTGCTAGTGCACCAGCCCGTCTTCATCCTGGGCACCTTGCTGGTGGCAGGCATCGGCCTGGTGGGACTTTTGAAGGTGCGCGGCTTTTGGCTATGGCTGTTGTCCTTGGGTCTGGGCATCTTCGTGTTCGCCGCACTCTTCCCCTCGCTGCTGGACGGCCCGCTGGTGATGTTTCGCAACGTGCACAAGTTTGATCCCCTCGTGCGCCTGCCGCTGGCGGTGGGCATTGCTGCGATCCCGGCGCGCCACCGCATTGCCGTGGCATTGGCGGGAGTGGTTGCTGTCGGGCCGATCTTCGGCCGCCTGCTGCCCATCGGCGCTTATGAAAAGGTGCCCGACTACTACCACGAGGCAGCCGACTACCTGAACGGCCTGGATACCCGCGTGCTGATCCTGCCCGAGGCCAGCTTTGCTCGCCAGGATTGGGGTTGGACCCGCGATGATCCCTTCCAGCCATTGTTGGATGTGCCTTGGCTGCTTCGCGATGGCATTCCCCTGGTCCCACCAGAGGCGATCCGCAATCTGGACGGCCCGGTGAATAAGGCCAATTTGGAGCGCCTGGGGGTGGGCGCGGTGGTGGTGCGCCACGATTCCGCCCGCCGCATCAGTGAGGACGCCAAGGCTGAGCTGGGCACACCAGACCACCATTTTGGCGAATTAGACGTTTATACGCTCCAGCCCGGCCGCGGCATGTACGTGGCCGATTCCATCACCACGGTGGCAGGCGGCGGTGAGGCCCTCGCCATGCTTGGGCCCGGCACTTTCAAGCTTGTGAGCGGCGACGCGCAGATCGTCACCGACACACCCCTTGCCGTGAACCGCAATTTTGGCACCCTGGACAACGCGGCTTCGCAGCCACTGATGGAGCCGGGGCGCGACTATGCCTCGGTGGGCGATCCTGTGAAGGTGGTAGAGCGCGGCGGGCACGCCAGCACCCCTGACTCCTCTGCTTTTGATGGGGATACCTCCACGGTGTTCTTTGGCAAGAGCATGGATATTCACGCCGATCAACCCCAACAGCAGCTCCTGCTGCACGTGTCCAAGCCCGGCAAAGTAAAGATCAGTGCCGATGGTTTTGAGCAAGAGGTGAAGGTGGAACAGCAAAAGGTAGTGGATGTACCGAACCTGCAAGATATTCGCCTCGAAACGGATACGGGTCTAGTTGAGGTGGGCTTTGGCGTGCGCCGCGTAGTGCATGTGGATGCAGGGCCTTCGGTGCAGCAATACGTGTTCAATGGCAACCGCGAATTCACCGTGCCGCGCACCATGACCCTGCAGATGAGCCGACCGGCATGGATCGATGGAAAATTGCAGGCTGGCGAGGTCACACTCACCGCAGGCACCCATGAGATTCGCACGCGCAAGACTGTCACGCTGGGCAAGGCCACCCCGGTGCCCATGGATCCAGTGCTGGTGACCACCCTGGCCACCAATCCCGGGCTGCGGGCAACACAGAACGGGCAGGAGCTGGAGCCTGTGGAGGTGAATGCTGCATCCCAGGGCTTCAAACTCAACGGCGAGGGCGAGGTAGACATCACCTTCGCAGGTGAACGCCCCTACCAAGCCGGATTGATCTTCGGTGCGTGCGCAGGGCTGATCACGCTGTTGTGCTTTAGGCGCCCACGCTATGAGCCCGCCCCTGCGGATGACGGCGAGTTCCCCCTCGGGCTGCTTGCGCTGGGACCAGGACTGGTGATGGTGCCTATCACCTGGGCGGTGCTCAAGTTCAGTCGCTTTGGCCGCGAGGCGTGGATCTTCACCTGCCTGGGGCTGTGCGCCATGTGGATGATGCGGGCACCGGCGGCGTACCCGCAGGCGCTCACCTTGGTGGCTGCGGGCGCGGTGGCGGCGGCGCTGTTGCCGAAGCGCTAG
- a CDS encoding DUF2613 domain-containing protein: MAFDSDSLNARTLGPTIASAIVGVAIGVAAIFGISMINDSSQSNAVDADQALLGDPEYGSREGGSR, translated from the coding sequence ATGGCTTTTGACTCCGACTCTCTCAACGCTCGCACGTTGGGCCCCACGATCGCCAGCGCGATAGTCGGTGTTGCTATTGGCGTCGCCGCGATCTTTGGCATTTCGATGATCAACGATTCCTCCCAGTCCAACGCTGTGGATGCTGACCAGGCATTATTAGGCGACCCAGAATACGGCTCCCGCGAGGGCGGATCACGCTAA
- a CDS encoding VanW family protein: MVEVKKAVLAGAGIVVGIGVLYGADLLLTQGQVPRGATVGGVEIGGMDPSEAQALLEREIDPSAPVEVQAGDLRSSFNPAASGVMPDWKATIDGAGKQALNPITRVRSFFSTYEIPVASTVDEALLRPQVDRIRAELSPEPVEAGLNLAGGKVNVDPQPANGQKVEGVEQALIEQWPEGVELEPEVTHPELDQKAVEKALPAAEQAVSSPYVIHGRDADGVIPPERMAEVVSFERLEPKVNVEAAQHIFEEGLGPTERPLRNAKVSYPSMEVTPHSDGVSIEWEATLKGFDPTTDQPREREAVYKDEKATYTTEMAQQASFDDVVGEFTTGGYSDASGVNIARVAQMVNGAFIAPGETFSLNGYTGPRGTAQGFVESGVILNGRADKAVGGGISQFATTLYNAAYFAGMQDVAHTPHSYYISRYPAGREATVYEGAIDLQFKNDSPNPVIIQTSAGGGQVTVKLLGVKTVNVESVNGGRWAYTSPQVMQVSGANCTPSSGAQGFSTSDTRIIKNLSGAEISRETQTTVYDPQPIVRCS, translated from the coding sequence TTGGTTGAAGTGAAGAAAGCAGTATTAGCAGGCGCGGGCATCGTCGTGGGTATTGGTGTGCTCTACGGCGCGGATCTTTTGCTCACCCAAGGGCAGGTACCTCGGGGTGCCACGGTGGGTGGAGTTGAGATTGGCGGGATGGATCCCTCGGAAGCTCAAGCGCTGCTAGAACGCGAAATTGATCCCTCGGCACCCGTTGAGGTGCAAGCGGGCGATTTGCGCTCCAGTTTTAACCCGGCAGCGTCTGGTGTGATGCCTGATTGGAAGGCCACGATTGACGGTGCTGGAAAACAAGCGCTGAACCCGATTACGCGAGTACGAAGCTTCTTTAGCACCTATGAAATTCCCGTTGCCAGCACCGTTGATGAGGCGCTGCTTCGCCCGCAGGTGGATCGGATCCGCGCCGAATTATCGCCCGAACCGGTAGAAGCAGGGCTCAACCTTGCAGGTGGGAAGGTCAATGTGGATCCGCAGCCTGCAAACGGCCAGAAGGTCGAAGGGGTAGAGCAGGCCTTGATTGAGCAGTGGCCAGAAGGTGTTGAGCTGGAACCTGAGGTCACGCACCCTGAACTTGACCAAAAGGCCGTAGAAAAAGCGCTTCCCGCCGCCGAGCAGGCCGTGAGTAGCCCGTATGTGATTCATGGCCGCGATGCCGATGGGGTGATTCCCCCGGAGCGTATGGCAGAGGTAGTGAGCTTTGAGCGCCTCGAACCCAAGGTCAATGTGGAAGCAGCCCAGCACATTTTTGAAGAAGGTCTTGGACCTACAGAACGGCCCTTGCGCAATGCCAAAGTGAGCTATCCCAGCATGGAGGTCACCCCGCATAGCGATGGGGTGAGTATCGAATGGGAGGCAACACTTAAAGGTTTTGATCCCACCACGGATCAACCGCGTGAGCGTGAGGCCGTGTACAAGGATGAAAAAGCTACGTACACCACGGAGATGGCGCAGCAAGCGAGCTTTGACGACGTGGTGGGTGAATTCACCACCGGCGGGTATAGCGATGCCTCGGGTGTGAATATTGCCCGCGTAGCCCAGATGGTCAACGGTGCGTTTATTGCACCGGGCGAGACGTTTTCGCTCAATGGCTACACAGGGCCACGTGGCACCGCACAGGGTTTTGTGGAATCTGGGGTGATCCTCAACGGTCGTGCCGATAAGGCCGTGGGCGGTGGCATCTCACAGTTTGCTACCACCTTGTATAACGCTGCCTACTTTGCCGGGATGCAGGATGTGGCCCACACCCCGCATAGCTACTACATTTCGCGTTACCCAGCCGGACGTGAGGCAACCGTGTACGAGGGCGCCATTGACCTGCAGTTTAAGAATGACTCGCCCAACCCGGTGATTATCCAAACCTCCGCAGGCGGGGGTCAAGTAACGGTGAAGTTGCTTGGGGTAAAAACGGTGAATGTGGAGTCGGTCAATGGTGGGCGTTGGGCCTATACCTCGCCGCAGGTGATGCAGGTATCTGGGGCTAATTGCACGCCATCTTCGGGTGCCCAAGGTTTTAGCACCAGCGATACTCGGATTATTAAGAACCTCTCTGGGGCTGAGATTTCCAGGGAAACCCAAACTACTGTGTACGATCCTCAGCCGATCGTGCGCTGTAGCTAA